From the genome of Vanessa cardui chromosome 17, ilVanCard2.1, whole genome shotgun sequence:
GATAACGCTCCTGACCACCTCACATATATGAAGTATTCAGCAAGAGCAGCAATCATGTACAATGGACGTcacatctaagttcccaaagTTAATGTCACTCGGCTGTAAatggaatattaattaaattagcgGAATACTTCTTGTAGAGTGATGTGTGCGGAATGCTGCACTTACTATCGAGTAGCcgcctttataaaataaataaaaatatatttttaataaaatgattgaaaaCAATGTTTCAGATTAACGGACGAATATGAACAGATTGATGCCAACGACGTCGCAGGCTTCGAGAGCTTCCTCACGAAATATAGGAACGTGCTCCACGACAGCCACTACCTGTTCCTCTCGGCGAAGCACTCGCTGAGCCAGCTCTACGGAAAGGTGTCGGACTTCATGATACACGAGATGTCCGAGGAACAGCTGAACAGGAAGGTCGAAATATGCAGGGACTTGATGAAGGTCTTCGACGTCATTGAGCCGGGGTACTCGAGATTACGAGGTGAgcgaacatataataataatgtaatttcttATTTGTACTGGTTTGACAGATTTCGAGGTCGATACTACTAATTTATTATGGTGACAATATCTACTGGGTAAAAGGTTCTCGCAACCAGATGGTTGTATTAGGAGAAATGGAAAACAGCTAAACAACAACGATTCGGTTTCGATTTTCGATTACGATAACGTTGCAATCTGTTCGCAGAATTGAACTCTGGTTTCACTATCAGTATCAGTAACCTCAAGTATAATCAATGCTATCGTGGTCAATTAGCAATACAGCGTGAGCGGCAGCTCAGCtgtaaattaaacttttctTTAACCAtaacttaaatttgttttatttataggaaTCACTTTGTACGAACTCCACGCTCCACTCATGGTACTGACTACAAGAGACTTTGAAAGGAAAGCCATCACAAAAGAAAACTTACGAAATCGATTAAAAGAGGTAACTATAAACCAATATattaaagtcaaataaaaattttcaacaGGTATACTTAACTCAGGAgtcaatatcaaatattattattatcaacacCAAGAGCTATCAGTTTGGCGTCATGACAGGGACTCATCATTAAATTTACTGCCATTTACCTATACTCTGGAATACATAAATTTGTTACTTACAATTCCAAAGTCCAAGTTCCAAGTCAAAGTGTTTACCATTTgataaataaactcaaaacaTGTACATATGTTGCAGATCGTGAGCTACCTGACAGAGTCTGCTCTGATCTTGGGCTTCGAGCCGCGCCACTCGCCTGAGGGGCTGATGGCGGGCGCGGCCAGACATGCGCTCAGCAAGATCAAAACATGGGAACACATCATTGGGAAGATATCATGAATACTACtctaatgaataatatttatttattgtgattataataaagatatttttaacactatttttaatatttttattggtgtTCATTTTGTAATcgttaaatatttgtacaattttttcTTATACCTATTTTAACACAGCTATCCGGACGAGCAAATTAGCCACCTTATGTTAATTTATCACATCCGCCCATATTCAACTTTTGACTCGTTTTTAAATGGCCCATTCGCCatcaacattgaaaactaaaataCTATGACCCTTGCGCTGTAGGTTTCTTACTAAATCTTCCCACGTAACACAACAAAAGCCTACTTATTCTCGCATTGGCATACAACGGaactaattattagttattactcAGCctgaaagccctaccaccaagatctgAGGCTTTTATGTATTATTCCTTAATGATATGTCAAAAATGTTCACACAAATCGAAAAGAGCAAGAATTGGTCTGAAATCAATTGTATCAGTGTGACTTCAATGCTAtcattattttgtacataaagttaaaatttaatatctttGTAATGAATAGTTGAAAGCATTTATACCTACCTACTTCCTAAAATCCAAAATAGTAACctatttttcctttttaaaaaaTCGTATAACTGACTAACATGGAGGTCAAAACTCCAAATCTTTACTCAACAATTACACTTATTGTTTATCAATAATCAATAACTCATCATAATGCTATCATCATGGCCGTCTTCAGCCACGGCAGCTAATATTGAGGGAAACTGGTTAACTACGCAGCATATACTATAGTATTTgcaaacacacatacacattttAATCCCTTACTGTGATGTTATGAGTACTATGTTGCGTGTACAATGatttacatgttttattaaGTTCCAGactgttactgagaattttgaagaaaataccCCAATAACTTATTGGTCTGACCTAGGGTTTGAACTAACATAACCGCTAGACCTACGAGAGAATCAAAAACATACCATTGGTTGACttgatcatttaaaatatttactaaaacacGGTGAAGCTGGTCTCAGAGTCAAACAAATGTCCTTGACCTGGATCAGCGTCCTGACTGATCTAACTATTGTAGctgaaaatatgttataatttcaaACTGCCTTGTTTGCCCAGTTCTacttaaaatcaatatcaaaacacTTCGGGATCGTCAttctatacttttatttaatgtaaggtTAACTACCAATTTGGAAAGAAAGGTCTGTCGAGGAGAAACTGGAAGATACTGGGTAGTTACTTTTACCTTTcatctataattaaatataattttaatgacagAGTATATCAATAAAGaacaaatagatatttataatgtcTTGAAATCAACAAATATGTCCACGCtttttgaaattgatttatCTTGTATTGAGAAGGTTTTCTgacatgatatttaattttcttagtaAACTAAGTAAGTTAAAAATCACCGTAGAATCttattacagataaaaatgaTACTACGTGCCGCAAGTAAGGTGTTTGGACTTTGCGAAGTGCTTTTCCGTCAACGCTTCTCTAAAATGATTGTCACAGATTCTTTCTAAACGATCTACCTATATTATTGTGAATGTACCAACATAATATTGTAAGCATATTGAGAAACAATTAGTGTTAAACTAATTAGTGTTCAATGACGTCATTtctgttatgactacttatttgaggttatacttgtaaaaaagtgaacattgaaacgaaaattaattgcgttcTTCGAATTAAAATGGGAGTTGGGTTTGTCAAAGCTCCAGATTTATTCTTTTCAgcttaaaacctcttttgacTTAGTTTTGTGTCAATGAGCAGAATGTAGAGTCAAAGAgcgtttatttgaaaactttgttgatGTAGGTGAAAACATCGGCACAAAACATACGTCTACAAAACTTTTTTTCGGAGTATCGattgtaagttttaattttttattaaaaagtatctcAAACATCAAGAAAAAATGTATTAGCATTAACGCCTGTGAGGAGAAGTACGATCAGTGGATCAGTGATagacagcagtgacgtcatacgaaatatacaTCTGTTTACGcgcgaaaattgaaattgacattttgaaactgCATTTATGAGCATCAGAGTGAATAGAACCTACTCActgtatgaatatttataataataatttaataaattattttatataaagcttTCGTAAGAAGTCATCTTGAATTCGCCGGCGTCATTTGGAATCCTTTTTACAGTTCAAACTCTCAACGCGTTGAAGGAATACAACGTGCATTTACTCGACATTTGGCCTTCCAAGCCAGCGGTTTCTCACACAGGCAGCCATACAATCAGCGACTagctgaatataaattaatgtctctTCGCAATAGGCGGGATATTCTCGATCAAtgttttttgcataaaattatacacaacaaGGTTAAGTGCTGCGACCATTTACATCGAATATCTCTTGCTGTTCCTCGCAAACATCCCCGAAgatacataacaaaaatattccatactCCTATCACGAAAACTCGTCTTGGAAAACTGGCTCCGATAGTGCGCATATGTGCTCGACATTATGAATTGACAAAAGTTATACATGGCGTTGACATCTTTCATGATAGcttcattacttttaaaaaaaagcttatcGATTACTTTTTGTTAGCTAAATAGTGCGTTAAATTCCTGTTGTATATACGATATactatgaatgttatgtacatttgtaatcgatgtacatatcagaagttgtttttctttttttggatgttgtgtaagccattaattaatatgtatattgttagtgtacttattaaataaataaataaataaatattaatatattctataaaattataaattcaaaagtcTTTCACGATCTAACCACATTACTACTTTAATGCAAAATACTTGAAGACAAGGTGAGGAAAGCCGCCTGCGTTAACTATCTGAATATGTATTAATCAATTCTTGTGACAGGCTGCTCAATCATAACATTTCATAGCGAACAAGGTCAAGAGCCTTGGAAATGTCAGAAAAGCCGTATAAACTGATGTATTTCTATCCAAGCACCACTTGACAGTCTGCTTGAGTGTCAGGATAGAGCTCTCAGCGGATAAATATTTTCTGAATCCAGCTTTATTTCGCCTTCAAATTATACATGGAGCTTATAATGAGAATATGGCAAAAAACAATGGGATTCAGACCGAAACTACGACATTCACATtgctttttaaccgacttcaaaaaaaggaggaggttctcaattcgtcggggcctattttttttttggtaatataGTTagtaattttgacgacctccgtggtcgagtagtgtgtacaccggttttcatggatacgccactcccgGGTTCTATTcctgaccgagtcgatgtagaaaaagttcattaattttctatgttttcttcgatctgggtgtttgtggtgccatcGTACTTCTGATtcttcataacacaagtgctttagctacttatttGAGATCAGAGCAATGAATATAatgttattctatatttattaattattgaagctaattaaattatacaataatgataaaacctaactcaaactcaaataactttattcaatgtagaagcattacactttcttatggatggtcaattgaaacactaccaccggttcggaaaagaaaataccctgacctgagaagaaccggcgaaagaaactcagctaacttatttattcttgaaTGAAACTTGGTAATGTATGTGCATTAAAAGATTATCGACCTACATTGGCAAGAATTCAATCCTGACAaccctaaaaataatatatttaaaaatagtaatatttttattcgagcCTGatctagtatttattttataagggaTTTTGATGTTATATTGGTTTATATAGAAATGTTTCGGTATGCTATCGGAAATGCACGATGAACGgtatatctatgtatacatCGCCTCATGTTTCAGATCGCTAGCAGTTTATTTTTACCGCAATTCCGTGTGCGCGAGCGCAGTCTCGCCTCGTTCCTCGTCTTTTGTATTTacgaatataaatgtaatttaatagtaTCGTGAAATTtcatcacttttttttaaactaggATAAACCTATGTGTTTTTAAGGTAagggttttaataataatgccatttaaacttatatttttaggCTATCGGCGTTTGTACAGAGTTTTGGATTAATATTCAGTGATTTACAGGGCACATGAGcgtctttttatatttaaatataatgttatttcatataatcgatcatttaacaacaaaaaaacacaattttatttaaaattattacaacatttttGTTAGAGAAGTTTCTTATTTGAGTGATCTgagaagataaaaaataaatttagttttagtttttaaactACATTTTATAGAATGGCTTTTTCAGGAACCATGACAGCTCAAGAGCCGTGTATAGTCTGCTCAACTCCCACTGAGCATAAATGTTCAAGCTGCCAAGTGGTTCACTACTGCTCAAGGGACCACCAGAAGCAACACTGGAAACAACATAAATATGAGTGCATTCCTGCCAGAATCAAGCAAGATGCAAAATACGGAAGGTACCTCGAAGCAACAAGGAGTATTAAAGCTGGAGATGTTATTATGAAGGAAGCGCCCCTCATAACCGGCCCATCGCAGGTGAGTTACAGTGCGAGTTtggaaaatgttaaataattttagttttgtaaatTAGGAGAAATTATGGtgacaaacatttatttaaacactagctgacccggcaaactccgtactgccataatcgaaatgcttaaattagtccaaatgtgatgtgcatagaaaccattgcacgcagcgaaactgtaactgatttttttaaagatttgtttaataaatatttctgatacatattccattacaaactttaacataataaaaaaaactattgtggTATAATACCTTGAAAGTGGGCATAAAATTTTCCTGAACAATATGTGTTGCGCCAAATGATATCATCTGGAAACAAGTGTTATTCTTTAATGTTGGCCAAGAAATGTTAAGAATCATTTCCCATCCCAGAAACTAAAGAGCGTAAGGGATCTGGTGGTGGGAGCAATTGCGGTAATTTTACTTTGCCTCTAGCACAACATAATCCAGTATTTTCACCACTGTATTTTAACGCCTTacgatatttacaaattattgtcatttcCCCAATTGTTACCGATTTGTCGGCACAATAATCTATTGCCGGATCATAGTGAAAATGTAGCCCGTTCCAGGATCACAGGAGCACTGCGCCTGCGGGGTCTCTCAATATAATTAAGTCGTGCTCGCTTTTGTTGCATTCGATGTGCTCGCCTAAGCCTATTTCATTGTCACTCACTAAATAACGCAATTGTAACATAGCAATACAACTATTTTCTCGATTTCTCGATCTGTCTCTCTCTGGTCATCAGTGCGGTTAGCACGTGAAGTAGCTCTACGCATACTTGATTGGCTGTGACGACCTTAGTCAGGTCGTGTTCTCCTCGGCATCGTAAACAAAGTAAAGAAAATTCTCGCGCTTTTTTCGGTAAAGTGGCATTAtaactaaagataaaaaaatagaaagtaacttgtaatatccgTAACCGTCAACTCATAAAGATAGAAGCAAAGAGTATAATAATGTTTAGGGGGATAATAAGATGCAATCTTTGCCTTAAGAGGAATCGATAGCCGTTAAAGGATTGATCTGTTTATTGGTTgtaaaatgtcaaatattatggttgcgttcataaatgtaatatgtgacaaaacttcaatcaatcaatcagcccattttcgtccactgctggacataggcctctccaattgcacgccactgtgatcgttcttaggctactcacatccagctcctgccagtcGTCTTGCGTAAGCCGTCACTCCACCgcgcccgaggacgtcctacactacgattgccgagacgcggtctccagtCTAGAACACTTTTTACCCAACGGTAATCGGTTTTGCGACGAATATGGCCAGgccttactaatccggtgggctatatCGATGActaagatttatcaaacaatctatgtacataaaaatgatctgatagacagtaaacaattgaagttagttaaaattaaggttctttTTGTACCTCATgtgaaataatatgtagttataaagatataactattctttcaatttgatttctgaataacgggggcaacatcaaatatttgacaaagtagggattacccatgttacaaaaacatgattatggcgttaataatgacattaataccgaacattgatacTTGATGTTTATGGAGTTCTAAACATCGCGAAATAGATGTAACAAACTCATATGTAGTTCACGTGagttatatatatacgtatgtagagtgaatcgagatggcccagtagttagaacgtgtgcatcttaaccgatgattgcgggttcaaacccaggcaagcaccgctgattcgtgtgcttaatttgtctttataattcatctcgtgctcagcggtgaaggaaaacatcgtgaggaaacctgcatgtgacaaatttcatagaaattctgccacatgtgtattccaccaacccgcattggaacagcgtggtggaatacgtatgttccaaaccttctcctttaagggagaggaggcctttaacccagcagtgggaatttagaggctgttgttgttgttgttgttgtgagtTATATTAGTGACAACGTGAATTATTTCACTTTGTCGTTCTGGattctggatcaagagtttgatcgggaatttcagctaatataacgttatcaatttgttccggagttattttatgtaccagtcaaattaatacatgtgcatgcggaaatctacttttttgccattcagtggagtacatatggcaacgcacctctccaaatatacataattctacaattaaatccataagtgctttcaatttttgccgaaaaacacgtgctgtgaTGACATAgcgatcagttgtcgactgttcttcgaataaattgtttttaatattatctcaCTGAggattacatttaaatgtaatgaacagatcGACCATTCCGGTCGACCaattttcgtacataagaaattgcgtcttgtgcatatacGTTCATATGCgatgggcaaccaataaacgaagatggcaatatagtcaatcgcccgatgtcatttacattagcatcattcgctatcgcatcttgcaaatgaatatattcttcggatatTAATATTGCTTGGTTGAAATGTGAAAAATTAAGAAgatcagtttctattttggcatacatatcaacgatgtactgatgatgtAGTTTACCAGtttgagatataattttgtgcttgtggacgaaccatcattcgatacgaataaaaattaatggcacTAACTTTTTTCTGTGTGTAAAGTATGTCTAAAGTACGTACTTacgtacttttaaatgtttttttggaattaataaattaaaataagacgtattgcctattgaaactggtggatgagtgtacttatttaattaatacttgcTTTTAATTTGAAAGTACGATTCCTCGTCTAAAAATTCtctattaacaaaatgaccctccatttattgaattcatttgtcacaaaaaatgtaataaatgaagaaccactcgaccgattttgtgcaaacttcacataaaccatctactaaatagtccgaacaaaccctgaaaatttggtttggataggtgaggccgttcttgagttataaagtcaCATCGAAAAAaaccacttatttttatatatatagattcgaaaaatagatgtaacgatgttttaaataatgcaaaatctatttttaaacatcaattttttattgtctaacatcaataatcatagaaaatcaatgataattctctaataaatctatttctaaggaaaaacaaatttgttttttttttattatattcctagcatttttatcatacttaatCACCTtataaaccttccctggacttccacaaataattcaagaccaaaattagccaaatcggtccagccgttctcgagttttagcgagactaacgaacagcaattcatttttatatatatagattttttaaacattttttaaataattttctctgGTAACGCAATatagactttgtttaataatgtaaataaatattggagaaAACTAGTAGCCTTTTCCAGAAGTGATGGGCTGATTAGAAAATCAGTTAAAAGggtgtattattttaatgacaaaaagcAGAACTTTAATTTCTTAGTTATAATATCCGATGTAATTTTTCTTTGAATCTTAATCAATACTTATGGTTCTCGTTCAGTTTTGTAGTAGATACTATGCACACGTATAGTATCGTAAGACGTTCAGTTATCGTAAGAAAATACCTTAAATGTACTTTAAAAAGAATTCACCAGAAAACATGTGGACAAAACAAGGAGAAGTTGATTTTAGATAGGAATTGAAAGCAATAATTTATCATGAGTATATTTTTCAGGTAACTCCACCAGTTTGCTTGGGATGTTATCAATTGTTGGAAGAAGGAGCAATTGTAACTTGTCAGAAGTGTGGCTGGCCTTTCTGTTCGGAAGCTTGTACAAAAAACGCAGTACATACACCTGAATGTTACTATACTCAGCAAAGAGGAGAAAAGGTGAATACAGATTAATATATGCTTATAGATATTTCAAAGGGCATGAAAAAAGTGAAACGATTATTCGTGGCAAcaaaggaaaaattaaaaatataaagtaatgttaACAATTTCTGATTACAGGTGTCAATATCTACGTATGGAATTCCACATCCAAATTACCAATGCATCACCGTCTTGCGGTGCCTGTATCAACGGGATCATAACCAGAAGCTATGGGCTAAGCTTCAGGCACTGGAGTCTCATAACGAAGACCGCAAGGGCACGGAAAAATGGGAAAACGACAGGAAGTTGGTAGCGGAGTTCATTTGGAAGTTCTTTAAGTTAGATGGAGTCTTCAACGAGGATGAAATCATGCAGTGCTGTGGCATAGTGCAggcatgtatttattttaactttgcattgaagtttaatattttttacaccacCATGGtaaatggtgaccacttaccataataTGGCTCATTTACTCGGCCGCCAAcgtaaataaaaaggttttgcTTATAAAAATGGAAACCGTATTTACGCGTGTGTAGTTCGACTTTTTATGCATACTTAATAGATTTGAaatgcatttaaatcattatgttaccattgaataaaaacatttttttttattgataatgattattatgataaattaatttttttcttagtgaaccaatacacatacatataacactcagaaatttggaataaaatatacattaaaaaataaggtaacatgtacaacaacaacaacaacaaaaattttcCTCTTTTGACATatgataaagtaaaattaattaaggaattaatttCAGATCAACGGTCACGAGGTACCTCTCCTGGAGCCGGAGTACGTGGCGGTGTTTGACAAGATATCGATGGTAGAACACAATTGTCGTGCCAACTGCAATAAGAGTTTTACATCTGACGGGAACATTGTAAGATAcggcttttctttttttacattctgTATGTACAAAACAGGAATATTATGGGAGACAAACTTAGCCTAGTTTCCCATTTTAGTTCtagagtattttaaattatagaagTTATTTGGAATGAAATAATTACCATTGgcttattttacataaattttttttttaaagtgagaAGAAagcaattttgaaaaaaaaaatattttaccgctGTATTTTCCCCGTTTTTGGAGTCTCTGATCTGATGTTacgtgtaataattttatattaaaaaaaaatatacatctttcgattacatttaacaaaaaaatacagacgaattgacaacctcctcctttttgaagtcggtttgaAATGAGATAACTTACttgtatataagtacataaataaatgtgaaataaaactattgagTTGGTGTACTTGAAACTCGTGATATAATTTTACAGATCCTCTCTGCAGGCGTCAGTATAACACCAGGGTCACACATATCAGTGTGCTACACGGACCCGCTGTGGGGCACCGAAGCTCGTCGTCACCATTTGTCTGATTCAAAGTTCTTCGAGTGTTCTTGTGAGCGGTGCTCTGACGTCACGGAATTTGGGACCATGTTCAGCGCTGTTAAATGTAAAAAGAAGTaagatttcataaatattttatgcttctaaattcaaatacttGTACAATCCAGATTCAAAGTtcttattctaaaaaatatgtccTATATAGACATCTTAGGCCGTATTACTTACCCTATTGCTCTTATTATATGTGAGAGTGTCCACGTCAAGAAATGTCTTATTGGTAGATAGCCTCATCTGGAGATTTGCAGATtgctaattgttatttaattatctttctGTTACTAATTTCTGGTAAAATGTAGGTGGATGATatagtagaatatttaattgcattttgttttgttgaaattatcGATAAATAATGTAGGTATAAGTAATGTTTAcggtataattaataacattttgaatttttatgaattttcttAATACATACCAATCTGATAATACCTCTGAATTTTCAGGGGATGTAAGGGTTATTTACTACCGGATACGTTCGTCCTTCCAATTCTGCATAAAACGAAATCTCCCGATCCAAATACCCGAGGCTTGGATAATAAGTTTTGGAAATGCAACGCTTGCAAGGATGAAGTGTCGGACGCGATCATTCAGCAATTACTGCAGGACATCGGCAGAGAGTTGAGCGCCATGCCCAAAGGGGATCCGGATGCTTGTGAAAGGTAACATGTTATTCAAAACCTTAGAAACCAAATTGTAATGaccatcatatttttaaatctttatttatctatacaggTAGATAGGGCATTGGCAAAGATAATTGGTACAGTAAGAAAACTAAATTTCTTACAAGCGTCAACAACTTGGAGAACTTTAATTTTGAATCAATCGGCtctttaaaatgtcataatcaactaatctaatatttaatttttttcaaagtaaaaaaagtgGTCATATGGATTTTAAGATTAAACATTGTCCTCAGATTATAAAATGAACAGTTGGAGCATATGAGACATTAAAATGAAGCAtcaaaaacatatacaaattcCATCTTTATGTTAATACGCTGTAATTACTTAATCTTTTTTCTATGTCAACAGATTCATCAGCCACTGCTGTAACTATTTGCACCCATCACATTACTACATGACGGATATCAGCCTTGCGCTCGCGCAGATGATCGGTCAGCAAGACCGACTGGGGTTAGCGGGTATCACTGATGACCGGCTGCTACTAAAGACACAGTTGTCCCGGAAAATTACGGATTTGTTGGAAATCTTAGCGCCAGGTACTTTGAGATTGTTTGCTTTTAAAGTCTTTTAtgaacttttgcatttatatactttaagatCATACGGCTAATATATGttacaagaacaacaacaacagcctgtaaatttgccaccgttggcttaaggcctcctctccctttgaagagaaggtttgcaacatattccaacacgctattccaaaacgggttggtggaatacacacgtagtagaatttctatgaaattatacacgtgcaagtttcctcacgatattttccttcagcgccaagcacgagatgaattataaacacttgcaatcatcggttaatgtacacgcgttctaaccactgggccatctcggctcgtaatatatgttaataatacataatttcaaAGATAGTCAAATTGTATAGACGTGTCGTAGTTTAGTACAACTTTTATGCAAGTACAAGTATTTCGTCGTACCGAGTCAATGATGCTGATGGTTAtcttagatttaaataaaacta
Proteins encoded in this window:
- the LOC124537101 gene encoding SET domain-containing protein SmydA-8, whose amino-acid sequence is MTAQEPCIVCSTPTEHKCSSCQVVHYCSRDHQKQHWKQHKYECIPARIKQDAKYGRYLEATRSIKAGDVIMKEAPLITGPSQVTPPVCLGCYQLLEEGAIVTCQKCGWPFCSEACTKNAVHTPECYYTQQRGEKVSISTYGIPHPNYQCITVLRCLYQRDHNQKLWAKLQALESHNEDRKGTEKWENDRKLVAEFIWKFFKLDGVFNEDEIMQCCGIVQINGHEVPLLEPEYVAVFDKISMVEHNCRANCNKSFTSDGNIILSAGVSITPGSHISVCYTDPLWGTEARRHHLSDSKFFECSCERCSDVTEFGTMFSAVKCKKKGCKGYLLPDTFVLPILHKTKSPDPNTRGLDNKFWKCNACKDEVSDAIIQQLLQDIGRELSAMPKGDPDACERFISHCCNYLHPSHYYMTDISLALAQMIGQQDRLGLAGITDDRLLLKTQLSRKITDLLEILAPAETRLRGSLLFELHAAIAETGRRKSLTDGPMVMLGYVTESRKILQESAELLAHEPPELPEGRLGRQAKINLLQMDELIKNLSAALPSPL